From the Pseudomonas putida genome, one window contains:
- the coq7 gene encoding 2-polyprenyl-3-methyl-6-methoxy-1,4-benzoquinone monooxygenase — translation MATERHYSPLDRLLLQADTAMRTLLPFSGQPSRPSPAIIQPDAELDDDQTRHIAGLMRINHTGEVCAQALYQGQALTAKLPQVRKAMEHAAEEEVDHLAWCEQRIRQLGSHPSVLNPLFYGMSFGIGALAGLVSDKVSLGFVAATEHQVCKHLDEHLEQLPQEDEKSRAILEQMRVDEEQHAESALEAGGYRFPMPVRFGMSLLAKVMTKSTYRI, via the coding sequence ATGGCCACCGAACGTCACTACTCGCCGCTAGACCGCTTGTTGCTGCAGGCCGATACCGCCATGCGCACCTTGCTGCCCTTCAGCGGCCAACCATCCCGCCCATCGCCGGCGATCATCCAACCGGATGCGGAACTGGATGACGACCAGACCCGCCACATTGCCGGGCTCATGCGTATCAACCACACCGGCGAAGTCTGCGCCCAGGCGCTGTATCAGGGCCAGGCCCTGACCGCCAAGCTGCCGCAAGTGCGCAAGGCCATGGAGCATGCTGCCGAAGAAGAAGTCGACCACCTGGCCTGGTGTGAACAGCGCATCCGCCAACTGGGCAGCCACCCAAGCGTGCTCAACCCACTGTTCTACGGCATGTCGTTCGGCATCGGCGCCCTTGCCGGCCTGGTCAGCGACAAAGTCAGCCTTGGTTTCGTCGCCGCCACCGAGCATCAGGTTTGCAAGCACCTGGACGAACACCTGGAACAGCTGCCGCAGGAAGACGAGAAGTCCCGCGCCATCCTCGAACAGATGCGCGTGGATGAAGAGCAGCACGCCGAGTCCGCACTCGAAGCTGGCGGCTATCGCTTCCCGATGCCGGTGCGTTTCGGCATGAGCCTGCTGGCCAAGGTCATGACCAAGAGTACCTACCGCATCTGA
- a CDS encoding histidine triad nucleotide-binding protein has product MDDLFLKIINREIPADIIYEDDQILAFKDIAPAAPVHFLVIPKKHIRTLNDLTEEDKALAGHILFTAQRLAVEQGCEEGFRVVMNCNPKGGQTVYHIHMHVLGQRQMQWPPG; this is encoded by the coding sequence GTGGACGATCTATTCCTCAAAATCATCAACCGGGAAATCCCGGCGGATATCATCTATGAAGATGACCAGATCCTGGCCTTCAAGGACATCGCCCCAGCGGCGCCGGTACATTTTCTGGTCATCCCGAAGAAACACATCCGCACCCTCAACGACCTGACCGAAGAGGACAAGGCCCTGGCCGGCCATATCCTGTTCACCGCACAACGCCTGGCGGTCGAGCAAGGCTGCGAAGAAGGCTTCCGCGTGGTCATGAACTGCAATCCGAAAGGCGGCCAGACCGTCTACCACATCCACATGCACGTACTTGGCCAGCGCCAGATGCAATGGCCACCGGGCTGA
- a CDS encoding SDR family NAD(P)-dependent oxidoreductase has protein sequence MTRYAMITGASSGLGLALAEALARRGRNLILVARHRETLEPVALELAQRFGVEVLLRACDLSQPLRLSGFVLELEEGERRIDLLVNCAGQRTYGPFLAHEWADEQDLLEVNILALSRLCHAIGNLMAVQGGGQILNVAGLAAVAPGPGMATYAASKAYVMNFSEALREELKPAGIKVSVLCPGPVRSSRRRIPRLEGNSCCLSPEEVALYTVRALAKNRAVIMPVRRNRWLAFAPRLLPRWLTRKLAGFIHRRYCPVGME, from the coding sequence ATGACCCGTTACGCCATGATTACCGGAGCTTCCAGCGGCCTGGGCCTGGCCCTGGCGGAAGCCCTGGCACGGCGCGGGCGCAACCTGATCCTGGTGGCACGCCATCGAGAAACGCTTGAGCCGGTAGCGCTCGAACTGGCCCAACGCTTCGGCGTCGAAGTGCTGCTGCGCGCCTGCGACCTCAGCCAGCCCCTGCGGTTGTCCGGGTTCGTGCTGGAACTCGAAGAGGGCGAGCGACGCATCGACCTGCTGGTCAACTGTGCCGGCCAGCGCACCTATGGCCCGTTCCTGGCCCACGAATGGGCCGACGAGCAGGACCTGCTGGAGGTCAATATCCTTGCCCTGAGCCGCCTTTGCCACGCCATTGGCAACCTGATGGCGGTGCAAGGTGGTGGGCAGATCCTCAACGTCGCCGGCCTGGCTGCCGTCGCACCGGGCCCGGGCATGGCCACCTATGCCGCCAGTAAGGCCTATGTCATGAACTTCAGCGAAGCGCTGCGCGAAGAGCTCAAGCCCGCAGGCATCAAGGTCTCGGTACTTTGCCCCGGCCCGGTGCGCTCGTCGCGCCGGCGCATTCCCAGGCTTGAAGGCAACAGCTGTTGCCTGAGCCCTGAAGAAGTGGCGTTGTACACAGTGCGCGCATTGGCCAAGAACCGGGCAGTGATCATGCCGGTACGCCGTAATCGCTGGCTGGCCTTCGCGCCGCGCCTGCTGCCGCGCTGGCTGACGCGCAAGCTGGCCGGCTTCATCCACCGCCGTTACTGCCCGGTCGGCATGGAATAG
- a CDS encoding NAD(P)H-dependent flavin oxidoreductase, translating into MSLPASLEQRLRLPVVAAPMFLISNPQLVLACCGSGVVGSFPALNQRDSAGFKAWLEEIEAGLAQLQAPAPYAVNLIVHPTNPRLQADLALCAEHRVPIVITSLGAVKEVVDAVHGYGGLVFHDVTTRRHAEKAAEAGVDGLIAVAAGAGGHAGTWSPFALAAEIRQFFDKTLLLAGCINHGNEILAAQLLGADLAYMGTRFIATRESHAQAAYKQMLLEAQAADIIHTPAVSGIPASFLRPSLEQAGYDMAALKSGHEQGKLKPIDDEAKAWKTVWSAGQGVGDIHDLPTAATLIERLHGEYRTALERTQALRVKAW; encoded by the coding sequence ATGTCCCTGCCCGCTTCGCTCGAACAACGCCTGCGCTTGCCTGTGGTGGCGGCGCCGATGTTCCTGATTTCCAATCCCCAGCTGGTGCTGGCCTGCTGTGGCAGCGGCGTGGTCGGCAGCTTCCCGGCACTGAATCAACGTGACAGCGCCGGCTTCAAGGCCTGGCTGGAAGAAATCGAGGCAGGCTTGGCACAGTTGCAGGCGCCGGCGCCCTATGCGGTGAACCTGATCGTCCACCCGACCAATCCGCGATTACAGGCCGATCTCGCACTGTGCGCCGAGCACCGCGTACCGATTGTCATCACCAGCCTCGGCGCCGTGAAGGAAGTGGTGGATGCGGTACATGGCTACGGCGGCCTGGTGTTTCATGATGTCACCACACGGCGCCACGCGGAGAAAGCCGCCGAAGCCGGCGTCGATGGGTTGATCGCCGTGGCAGCGGGCGCCGGTGGCCATGCTGGGACCTGGAGCCCGTTTGCTCTGGCGGCCGAAATCCGTCAGTTCTTCGACAAGACCCTGCTGCTGGCCGGTTGCATCAACCACGGCAATGAGATTCTCGCCGCTCAGCTGCTCGGCGCCGACCTGGCCTACATGGGCACACGTTTCATTGCCACCCGCGAAAGCCATGCCCAAGCGGCCTACAAGCAGATGTTGCTCGAAGCTCAAGCCGCAGACATCATCCACACCCCAGCGGTGTCCGGCATCCCGGCCAGCTTCCTGCGCCCCAGCCTGGAACAGGCCGGCTATGACATGGCCGCACTGAAATCCGGGCACGAGCAAGGCAAGCTCAAGCCGATCGACGATGAAGCCAAGGCCTGGAAGACCGTCTGGTCCGCCGGCCAGGGTGTCGGCGACATCCATGACCTGCCCACTGCCGCCACACTGATCGAGCGCTTGCACGGCGAGTACCGCACCGCTCTGGAGCGTACCCAGGCTTTGCGCGTCAAGGCCTGGTAG
- the hemJ gene encoding protoporphyrinogen oxidase HemJ yields MLYLWIKALHIVSVVCWFAGLFYLPRLFVYHAQSQDSISQERFVTMERKLYRGIMNPAMIATYVFGAWMLYLTPGWLSQGWLHAKLTLVILLTGYHHICGAQRKRFAAGSNTRSHVYYRWFNEVPVLFLLGIVILVVVKPF; encoded by the coding sequence ATGCTTTACCTATGGATAAAAGCGCTGCATATCGTCAGCGTGGTCTGCTGGTTCGCCGGCCTGTTCTACCTGCCCAGGCTGTTCGTCTACCACGCCCAGAGCCAGGACAGCATCAGTCAGGAACGCTTCGTCACCATGGAGCGCAAGCTGTACCGCGGCATCATGAACCCGGCAATGATCGCCACCTACGTGTTCGGCGCCTGGATGCTCTACCTCACCCCAGGCTGGCTGAGCCAAGGCTGGTTGCATGCCAAGCTCACCCTGGTGATCCTGCTGACCGGCTACCATCACATCTGTGGCGCCCAGCGCAAACGCTTCGCCGCGGGCAGCAATACCCGCAGTCACGTCTACTACCGCTGGTTCAACGAGGTGCCCGTGCTGTTCCTGCTGGGCATTGTGATTCTCGTGGTGGTCAAACCGTTCTGA
- the argC gene encoding N-acetyl-gamma-glutamyl-phosphate reductase — protein MIKVGIVGGTGYTGVELLRLLAQHPQAEVAVITSRSEAGVAVADMYPNLRGHYDGLAFSVPDSKTLAACDVVFFATPHGVAHALAGELLAAGTKVIDLSADFRLQDATEWGKWYGQPHGAPELLKDAVYGLPEVNREKIRQARLIAVPGCYPTATQLGFLPLLEAGLADPSRLIADCKSGVSGAGRGAAVGSLFCEAGESMKAYAVKGHRHLPEISQGLRLAAGKDIGLTFVPHLTPMIRGIHATLYATVADKSVDLQALFEKRYADEPFVDVMPAGSHPETRSVRGANVCRIAVHRPQGGDLVVVLSVIDNLVKGASGQAVQNLNILFGLDERMGLSHAGLLP, from the coding sequence ATGATCAAGGTCGGTATCGTCGGCGGCACGGGTTACACCGGGGTCGAACTGTTGCGTCTGCTGGCGCAGCATCCACAGGCCGAAGTGGCGGTCATCACTTCGCGGTCCGAAGCGGGCGTGGCGGTTGCCGACATGTATCCGAACCTGCGCGGTCACTATGACGGCCTGGCTTTCAGCGTGCCGGACAGCAAGACCCTGGCCGCCTGCGACGTGGTGTTCTTCGCTACCCCGCACGGTGTCGCCCATGCCTTGGCTGGTGAACTGCTGGCTGCCGGGACCAAGGTCATCGACCTGTCTGCAGACTTCCGTCTGCAGGACGCGACCGAATGGGGCAAATGGTATGGCCAGCCCCATGGCGCTCCAGAGCTGCTCAAGGACGCCGTCTACGGCCTGCCTGAAGTCAACCGTGAAAAGATCCGCCAGGCGCGCCTGATTGCGGTACCGGGTTGCTACCCAACCGCCACCCAGCTGGGCTTCCTGCCGCTGCTGGAAGCTGGCCTGGCCGACCCGTCGCGCCTGATCGCCGACTGCAAGTCGGGCGTCAGCGGCGCTGGCCGTGGTGCAGCGGTTGGCTCGCTGTTCTGTGAGGCTGGCGAAAGCATGAAGGCCTACGCGGTCAAGGGGCACCGTCACCTGCCCGAGATCAGCCAGGGCCTGCGCCTGGCCGCTGGCAAGGACATCGGCCTGACCTTCGTGCCGCACCTGACCCCGATGATCCGTGGTATCCACGCCACCTTGTACGCGACCGTTGCCGACAAGTCGGTAGACCTGCAGGCGCTGTTCGAGAAACGCTATGCCGATGAGCCGTTCGTCGACGTGATGCCGGCCGGCAGCCACCCGGAAACCCGCAGCGTTCGCGGTGCCAACGTCTGCCGCATCGCCGTGCATCGCCCGCAAGGTGGTGACCTGGTGGTGGTGCTGTCGGTGATCGACAACCTGGTCAAGGGCGCGTCGGGCCAGGCAGTGCAGAACCTCAACATCCTGTTCGGCCTGGACGAGCGTATGGGCCTGTCCCATGCCGGCCTGCTGCCGTAA
- the erpA gene encoding iron-sulfur cluster insertion protein ErpA: MSVETFTPTALEFTHGAAQKVKNLVSEEGNDRLKLRVFVTGGGCSGFQYGFTFDEDVAEDDTIVEREGVSLVVDPMSYQYLAGAEVDYQEGLEGSRFVIKNPNAATTCGCGSSFSI, from the coding sequence ATGAGCGTCGAAACCTTCACCCCTACGGCTTTGGAATTCACCCACGGCGCCGCGCAAAAGGTGAAGAACCTGGTTTCCGAGGAAGGCAATGACCGCCTGAAGCTGCGCGTGTTCGTCACCGGTGGCGGCTGCTCGGGCTTCCAGTACGGTTTCACCTTCGATGAAGACGTGGCCGAAGATGACACCATTGTCGAGCGTGAAGGTGTTTCGCTGGTGGTCGACCCGATGAGCTACCAGTATCTGGCCGGTGCCGAAGTGGACTACCAGGAAGGCTTGGAAGGTTCGCGTTTCGTGATCAAGAACCCGAATGCCGCGACCACCTGCGGTTGTGGCTCCTCGTTCTCGATCTGA
- a CDS encoding anhydro-N-acetylmuramic acid kinase, translated as MALYLGVMSGTSLDGLDIALIDQGEQLQLLATHYLPMPAELRQQLLSLCSSGPDEIARAALAENRWASLAGDGVRQLLAKQGLQAEAIRAIGSHGQTIRHEPARGFTVQIGNPALLAELTGISVVADFRRRDVAAGGQGAPLVPAFHQTLFSHLGQHLAVLNVGGFSNLSLIERDKPVHGFDCGPGNVLLDAWIERKRGQAYDADGAWAASGKVQGDLLSSLLSDPFFAGSGPKSTGREVFNLPWLDGHLTGLPAFRDEDVQATLLELTARSIIESLQNAQQGTEALLVCGGGARNGALMARLAELLPKASVTSTGAHGVDPDWVEAMAFAWLAHCCLEGIAANRPSVTAAKGLRVLGAIYPA; from the coding sequence ATGGCGCTTTATCTGGGGGTGATGTCCGGCACCAGCCTCGATGGCCTGGACATCGCCTTGATCGATCAAGGCGAGCAGCTTCAACTGCTCGCCACTCACTACCTCCCCATGCCGGCCGAGCTGCGCCAGCAACTGCTCAGCCTCTGCAGCAGCGGCCCTGACGAGATTGCCCGCGCCGCCCTGGCAGAAAACCGCTGGGCCAGCCTGGCAGGTGACGGTGTGCGGCAATTGCTGGCCAAGCAAGGGCTGCAGGCCGAAGCCATCCGCGCCATCGGCAGCCATGGCCAGACCATCCGCCATGAGCCGGCTCGCGGCTTCACTGTGCAGATCGGCAACCCCGCGCTGCTCGCCGAGCTTACCGGCATCAGCGTGGTCGCCGACTTCCGCCGTCGCGATGTAGCGGCAGGCGGCCAGGGTGCCCCCCTGGTGCCGGCATTCCATCAAACCCTGTTCAGCCACCTCGGCCAACACTTGGCGGTGCTCAATGTGGGAGGTTTCAGCAACCTGAGCCTGATCGAACGCGACAAGCCCGTGCATGGCTTCGACTGCGGGCCAGGCAACGTATTGCTGGACGCCTGGATCGAGCGAAAGCGTGGCCAGGCCTATGATGCCGATGGCGCCTGGGCTGCCAGTGGCAAGGTGCAAGGCGATTTGCTCAGCAGCCTGCTGAGTGACCCGTTCTTCGCCGGCAGCGGCCCGAAAAGCACTGGCCGCGAGGTGTTCAACCTGCCCTGGCTGGATGGCCACCTGACTGGCCTGCCTGCCTTCCGTGACGAAGACGTCCAGGCCACCCTGCTGGAGCTGACTGCGCGCAGCATCATCGAATCGCTGCAAAACGCCCAGCAAGGTACCGAGGCGCTGCTGGTCTGCGGCGGCGGTGCTCGCAATGGTGCCCTGATGGCTCGGCTTGCCGAACTGCTGCCAAAGGCCAGTGTCACCAGCACCGGGGCCCATGGTGTGGATCCGGACTGGGTAGAGGCCATGGCCTTTGCCTGGCTCGCCCACTGCTGCCTTGAAGGCATAGCCGCCAATCGTCCAAGCGTGACGGCGGCCAAGGGGTTACGCGTACTCGGCGCAATCTACCCAGCCTGA
- a CDS encoding peptidoglycan DD-metalloendopeptidase family protein, which produces MTNETPKAPPLYPKSHLLAASGIAALLSLALLVFPSSEVEAKKTTLSLELESPAEQLKDESNAAPLVQTQGDQGSPFAQIDGAETNTEQAAQEAPASEKKPEVKEPGHREVTVSRGDTLSTLFAKVGLPANAVHDLLASNKQAKQFSQLKHGQVLQFELDKDGQLASLHSKVSNLETIRLTKTAKGYTFDREISKPVVRTAYAHGVIKSSLSASAQRAGLSHSMTMDMAKVLGYDIDFAQDIRPGDEFDVVYEQKVMDGKVVGTGNILSARFTNRGKTYTAVRYTNKQGNTSYYTADGNSLRKAFIRTPVDFARISSRFSAGRKHPILNKIRAHKGVDYAAPRGTPIKAAGDGRIELAGRRGGYGNTVIIAHGNSYKTLYGHMQGFAKGIKTGSNVKQGQIIGYIGTTGLSTGPHLHYEFQVNGVHVDPLSQKVPMADPIAKNERQRFLQQSQPLIARMDQEKATMLAANKR; this is translated from the coding sequence ATGACCAACGAAACGCCTAAAGCGCCCCCGCTTTATCCGAAAAGCCATCTGTTGGCCGCCAGCGGCATCGCCGCTCTGCTCAGCCTGGCACTGCTGGTATTTCCCTCCAGCGAAGTAGAAGCCAAGAAGACCACCCTCAGCCTGGAGCTGGAAAGCCCGGCCGAGCAGCTGAAGGATGAGTCCAACGCCGCCCCGCTGGTACAGACACAAGGCGATCAGGGTTCTCCCTTCGCCCAGATCGACGGCGCCGAAACCAATACCGAACAGGCGGCACAAGAAGCGCCTGCCAGCGAGAAAAAGCCTGAAGTCAAGGAACCCGGCCATCGCGAAGTCACCGTTTCCCGTGGCGACACGCTGTCTACCCTGTTCGCCAAGGTCGGCTTGCCGGCCAATGCGGTGCACGACCTGCTGGCCAGCAACAAGCAAGCCAAGCAATTCAGCCAACTGAAGCATGGCCAGGTCCTGCAGTTCGAACTCGACAAGGATGGCCAGCTGGCCAGCCTGCACAGCAAAGTCAGCAACCTCGAAACCATCCGCCTGACCAAGACCGCCAAGGGCTACACCTTCGATCGTGAGATCAGCAAGCCCGTGGTCCGCACCGCTTACGCCCATGGCGTGATCAAGAGTTCGTTGTCGGCCTCGGCCCAGCGCGCCGGCCTGTCCCACAGCATGACCATGGACATGGCCAAGGTCCTGGGCTACGACATCGATTTCGCCCAGGATATCCGCCCGGGCGACGAGTTTGACGTGGTCTACGAGCAGAAGGTGATGGACGGCAAGGTGGTCGGCACCGGCAACATCCTGTCCGCACGCTTCACCAACCGCGGCAAGACCTACACCGCCGTGCGCTACACCAACAAGCAGGGCAACACCAGCTACTACACCGCCGACGGCAACAGCCTGCGCAAGGCGTTCATCCGTACCCCGGTCGACTTCGCCCGCATCAGCTCGCGCTTCTCCGCCGGCCGCAAGCACCCCATCCTGAACAAGATCCGCGCGCACAAGGGCGTGGACTACGCCGCACCGCGTGGTACGCCGATCAAGGCAGCCGGTGATGGTCGCATTGAACTGGCTGGCCGCCGCGGTGGTTACGGCAACACCGTGATCATCGCCCACGGCAACAGCTACAAGACCCTTTACGGTCACATGCAGGGCTTTGCCAAGGGCATCAAGACCGGCAGCAACGTGAAGCAGGGCCAGATCATCGGTTACATCGGTACTACTGGCCTGTCGACCGGCCCGCACCTGCACTACGAGTTCCAGGTCAACGGCGTGCACGTCGACCCGCTGAGCCAGAAGGTGCCGATGGCTGACCCGATCGCCAAGAACGAACGTCAGCGCTTCCTGCAGCAGAGCCAACCACTGATCGCCCGCATGGACCAGGAAAAGGCCACCATGCTCGCGGCGAACAAGCGCTGA
- the tyrS gene encoding tyrosine--tRNA ligase — MKSVEEQLALIKRGAEEVLVESELVEKLKRGQPLRIKAGFDPTAPDLHLGHTVLINKLRQFQELGHQVIFLIGDFTGMIGDPSGKSATRPPLTREQVLDNAETYKQQVFKILDPAKTEVAFNSTWMDKLTPADFIRLASQYTVARMLERDDFDKRYTTNQPIAIHEFLYPLVQGYDSVALKADVELGGTDQKFNLLMGRELQRSYGQEAQNIVTMPLLEGLDGVKKMSKSLGNYVGIQEAPGVMYSKLVSIPDTLMWRYFELLSFRSMEEIDQFRADVASGANPRDIKIKLAEEIVARFHGEEAAANAHRAAGNRMKEGELPEDLPEVEVAAAEDLPIAAVLNRAGLVKNSAQARDLLSGGAVKVDGAVVDKDFMFALGATHVCQAGKKSFGRVTLKAE; from the coding sequence ATGAAGTCGGTTGAAGAGCAGCTGGCGCTTATCAAGCGCGGTGCGGAAGAGGTATTGGTCGAGTCGGAACTGGTAGAGAAGCTCAAGCGCGGCCAGCCTCTGCGTATCAAGGCAGGCTTCGACCCGACTGCGCCTGACCTGCACCTGGGGCACACGGTGCTGATCAACAAGCTGCGCCAGTTCCAGGAGCTGGGGCACCAGGTCATCTTCCTGATCGGTGACTTCACCGGCATGATCGGTGACCCGAGCGGCAAGAGCGCCACGCGCCCGCCGCTGACCCGCGAGCAGGTGCTGGACAACGCCGAGACCTATAAGCAGCAAGTGTTCAAGATTCTCGATCCGGCCAAGACCGAGGTTGCGTTCAACTCCACCTGGATGGACAAGCTGACGCCGGCCGACTTCATTCGCCTGGCATCGCAGTACACCGTTGCGCGCATGCTCGAGCGTGACGACTTCGACAAGCGTTACACCACCAATCAGCCGATTGCGATCCACGAGTTCCTCTACCCGTTGGTGCAGGGCTACGATTCCGTGGCGCTGAAGGCTGATGTGGAGCTGGGTGGTACCGACCAGAAGTTCAACCTGCTGATGGGGCGCGAGTTGCAGCGTTCCTATGGGCAGGAAGCACAGAACATCGTGACCATGCCATTGCTCGAAGGGCTTGATGGCGTGAAGAAGATGTCCAAGTCGCTGGGTAACTATGTTGGCATCCAGGAAGCGCCGGGTGTGATGTACAGCAAGCTGGTGTCGATCCCGGACACCCTGATGTGGCGTTACTTCGAGCTGCTGAGCTTCCGTTCGATGGAAGAGATCGATCAGTTCCGCGCCGACGTTGCCAGCGGTGCGAATCCGCGTGATATCAAGATCAAGCTGGCCGAAGAGATCGTTGCGCGCTTCCATGGTGAAGAGGCTGCGGCCAATGCTCACCGTGCGGCGGGTAACCGCATGAAGGAAGGCGAGCTGCCGGAGGATCTGCCAGAAGTTGAAGTGGCTGCAGCTGAAGACTTGCCAATCGCTGCCGTGCTGAATCGTGCGGGCCTGGTGAAGAACTCGGCGCAGGCGCGTGACCTGCTCAGTGGTGGAGCGGTGAAGGTCGATGGCGCGGTGGTCGACAAGGACTTCATGTTTGCCCTCGGTGCGACCCATGTGTGCCAGGCGGGCAAGAAGTCGTTCGGCCGGGTTACCCTCAAGGCTGAGTGA